One stretch of Muribaculum intestinale DNA includes these proteins:
- a CDS encoding penicillin-binding protein, whose translation MKKENRSHILLRYAVIIGLIFLFAGAVVYNSLDNTVLSAPKWNEKAMQELSRVVSLPPDRGNILANNGSILATNLCFYNIRIDYRSERFLEGRYLVAVDSLADSLAKHFPIRDKAGWKKRLMKPLETEKRKRPRAYKLLGNISDTQYQLLRTFPFFNIPNRNKTGLTREPVMRRVNPYGAMARRSIGGVGIDSITGETHGISGLERALDSLLYGTPGVAKKVPLTKDIVNWTDIPPVNGYNIKTTIDINMQDIVENSLNDVLTACDADWGVAVLMEVSTGNIKAISNLEKNRAGTEYIEGMNRAVLGYEPGSVVKTLSMMIALEDGIVTDVEQVIPTGRAFPYAGGRPITDSHACDAMPVREVIERSSNIGMAKIITSRYGDNPGAFYSRLKQLGFLDPMNTGIAGERPPRIDSVANNRGGRIALSRMCYGYSTEIPPLYTLSIYNAIANDGVYVKPRLVKELISTNGVDSVLPVAYMGNGRACSQQTAERMRMMLTQVVWGDHGTGKMLRNDKVRIAGKTGTCYMIEGGGYNTSKKRLAFCGFFPAEKPQYSCIVLTCHPRQNFFGAASTSGTVLKNVAMKMYSRGMLNNSSDFHSDARPDPGVPTFFATSRPHIERLRESFDIPRVKHFATADKQSDGLPSVIGYSLREALNRLEKAGAEVTFSGTGFVTAQTPSPGHIPAYGTRVHLTLAQ comes from the coding sequence ATGAAAAAAGAAAACCGCTCGCACATATTACTTAGATATGCCGTAATCATCGGTCTGATTTTCCTGTTTGCCGGAGCTGTCGTGTACAATTCGCTCGACAACACCGTGCTTTCCGCGCCGAAATGGAATGAGAAAGCCATGCAGGAACTGTCAAGAGTGGTATCCCTACCCCCCGACCGAGGCAACATTCTCGCCAACAACGGCAGCATACTCGCCACCAACCTCTGCTTCTACAACATACGCATCGACTACCGCAGCGAACGATTCCTCGAAGGACGCTATCTTGTAGCAGTCGACTCGCTCGCCGACAGTCTGGCCAAGCATTTCCCCATACGCGACAAAGCCGGATGGAAGAAACGGCTTATGAAACCCCTGGAGACAGAAAAAAGGAAGCGTCCGAGAGCCTACAAGCTCCTTGGCAATATCTCCGATACCCAATACCAGCTGTTGCGCACATTCCCGTTCTTCAATATCCCCAATCGCAATAAGACCGGACTCACACGCGAGCCGGTAATGCGACGTGTCAACCCCTACGGGGCCATGGCCCGACGCTCGATTGGGGGTGTAGGCATCGACTCAATCACCGGAGAGACCCATGGCATATCCGGACTCGAACGCGCCCTCGACTCGCTGCTATACGGCACGCCGGGAGTAGCGAAAAAAGTGCCTCTGACAAAAGATATCGTCAATTGGACCGACATACCTCCGGTCAACGGCTACAACATAAAGACCACCATCGACATCAACATGCAGGATATCGTGGAGAATTCGCTCAACGATGTTCTTACGGCATGCGACGCCGACTGGGGCGTGGCAGTGCTGATGGAAGTATCCACCGGAAACATCAAGGCGATATCCAATCTCGAGAAAAACCGTGCCGGAACAGAATACATCGAAGGCATGAACCGCGCCGTGCTCGGCTATGAGCCGGGGTCAGTGGTAAAGACACTCTCCATGATGATTGCACTTGAGGACGGCATCGTGACCGATGTAGAGCAGGTGATACCCACAGGTCGCGCATTCCCTTATGCCGGCGGACGCCCCATCACCGACAGCCACGCATGCGACGCCATGCCCGTAAGAGAGGTAATCGAGCGCTCGTCCAATATAGGCATGGCCAAGATAATAACATCGCGCTACGGCGACAATCCCGGAGCATTCTACTCCCGACTGAAGCAGCTCGGATTTCTCGACCCGATGAATACCGGCATCGCCGGAGAGCGGCCGCCGCGCATCGACAGTGTCGCCAACAACCGCGGTGGCCGCATTGCCCTCTCGCGCATGTGCTACGGATACTCCACAGAGATTCCTCCGCTGTATACCCTATCCATATACAATGCCATAGCCAACGACGGTGTATACGTAAAGCCCCGACTGGTCAAAGAACTGATAAGCACCAACGGCGTCGACTCCGTGCTCCCGGTGGCATACATGGGCAACGGACGCGCATGCTCACAGCAGACAGCCGAACGGATGCGCATGATGCTCACACAGGTGGTATGGGGTGACCATGGCACCGGAAAGATGCTGCGCAACGACAAAGTACGCATAGCCGGAAAGACGGGTACGTGCTATATGATCGAAGGCGGCGGCTACAACACCTCCAAAAAGCGCCTCGCTTTCTGCGGATTCTTCCCGGCTGAGAAACCCCAATACTCATGCATAGTGCTGACATGTCATCCGAGGCAAAACTTCTTCGGAGCAGCATCCACTTCAGGCACCGTACTGAAAAATGTGGCTATGAAAATGTACTCGCGCGGCATGCTCAACAACAGTTCCGACTTCCACAGCGACGCAAGACCCGACCCGGGAGTTCCTACATTTTTCGCAACCTCGCGCCCGCATATAGAGCGTCTGCGCGAATCATTCGATATACCCAGGGTAAAGCACTTCGCCACCGCCGACAAGCAATCCGACGGGTTGCCGTCGGTCATCGGATACTCCCTGCGCGAGGCCCTCAACCGGCTTGAAAAAGCCGGCGCGGAAGTCACATTCTCCGGCACAGGATTCGTCACAGCGCAGACCCCATCGCCGGGACATATACCTGCCTACGGGACACGAGTGCATCTTACCCTCGCACAATAA
- a CDS encoding FtsL-like putative cell division protein yields the protein MAKKTTSKRKSDNIILRIVHGRLLPIDYFVKHWVYVLLCVGMIMVYITNRYQCLTRMEEIRKLEHELEIVQTERIRERSEYMSRIRESSMQELVDTMHLNLRVQDKPPYRLAPR from the coding sequence ATGGCAAAAAAAACGACATCAAAACGCAAAAGCGACAATATAATATTGAGGATAGTCCACGGGCGTCTGCTACCCATCGACTACTTCGTAAAGCATTGGGTGTACGTACTCCTATGCGTAGGAATGATTATGGTGTACATCACCAACCGCTACCAGTGCCTGACACGCATGGAAGAGATACGTAAGCTTGAGCACGAACTTGAAATCGTGCAGACGGAACGCATACGCGAACGCAGCGAATACATGAGCCGCATACGAGAGTCGTCGATGCAGGAACTCGTCGACACAATGCACCTCAACCTGCGCGTACAGGACAAGCCTCCCTACCGGCTCGCGCCGCGATGA
- the rsmH gene encoding 16S rRNA (cytosine(1402)-N(4))-methyltransferase RsmH: MNDQPYHIPALLDATIKGLDIKPDGTYVDVTFGGGGHSRAIMRQLGGEGRLLSFDQDADAMANAIDDPRFTFVYGNFRFLRNFLRFYDAPQVDGILADLGVSFHHFDDPERGFSFRFDGPLDMRMNRRAEHSAAWLLANASEEELTRMFTLYGELRQGKRLARAIVKERDNSPVDTVERLIDLSRPFIDKRREKKELAQVFQALRIEVNGEMEALQAFLRQTLEVLKPGGRLAIITYHSLEDRLVKNFMRTGNLDGQLRQDFYGRNLSPLRLLTSKPIIPDDDEIESNPRSRSAKLRIAEKI, from the coding sequence ATGAACGACCAACCCTACCACATACCTGCGCTCCTTGATGCAACCATCAAAGGCCTTGATATAAAGCCCGATGGCACCTATGTCGACGTCACATTCGGTGGCGGCGGACATTCGCGTGCGATTATGCGGCAACTTGGGGGCGAAGGCCGTCTGCTCAGTTTCGACCAGGACGCCGACGCAATGGCCAACGCCATCGACGACCCGAGGTTTACATTCGTCTACGGAAACTTCCGCTTTCTGCGCAACTTCCTGCGCTTCTACGACGCGCCTCAGGTCGACGGAATCCTTGCCGACCTCGGAGTATCGTTCCATCATTTCGACGACCCGGAGCGCGGATTCTCGTTCCGCTTTGACGGACCGCTCGACATGCGAATGAACCGCCGGGCCGAACACTCCGCGGCATGGCTCTTGGCAAATGCCTCTGAAGAAGAACTTACACGCATGTTCACCCTTTACGGCGAGCTTCGCCAGGGAAAGCGACTCGCACGAGCTATCGTGAAAGAGCGCGACAACTCTCCTGTCGACACTGTCGAGCGCCTTATTGACCTCTCTCGGCCATTCATCGACAAGCGGCGCGAGAAAAAAGAGCTTGCTCAGGTGTTTCAGGCACTGCGTATCGAGGTAAACGGTGAAATGGAAGCCCTGCAGGCATTCCTGCGCCAGACACTCGAAGTACTCAAGCCGGGAGGAAGACTCGCAATAATCACATACCATTCGCTCGAAGACAGGCTGGTCAAGAACTTCATGCGCACAGGCAATCTCGACGGACAACTCCGGCAGGATTTCTACGGACGCAATCTCTCCCCTCTCCGCCTCCTCACCTCCAAACCCATAATACCCGACGATGACGAAATCGAATCCAATCCTCGCTCACGCAGCGCGAAACTTCGCATCGCCGAAAAGATATAA
- a CDS encoding OmpA family protein, with protein MASKIRVYGQAQNLTALGIIHAYMKLYPEATIEDLRNAFPDALSPDKGVAEIFIDADTPDADEHYFTSADEVIETADGKRVAMAKLWTKPSYDNLVRRAADYDIEVAEFEHQQQVGKKGSYYIEYVNGFVPGDEVETVQQYEESKMKRGCLGWLWVLLGIFLIFLIALFIGKCCSKDDTVVPAGEITETAIIVDEAGGGAQTGANGVAGQNAGTDASSVNSSTGAAVSDATGAATAKVTGNTGTCTTAPAEAVAQIEKYQKQFDAIEYPVGEYQLKPDAKAILDNVARIMKENPGMKITVNGYASREGNPQANQVLSDKRAATVVDYLVSKGVAPDCLKASGLNTSDPISKELSPNRRIDFVVE; from the coding sequence ATGGCAAGCAAAATCAGAGTCTACGGACAGGCTCAAAACCTAACTGCGCTGGGGATAATTCATGCATACATGAAGCTGTATCCCGAGGCAACAATTGAAGATCTGCGCAATGCCTTTCCCGACGCGCTATCGCCCGATAAAGGTGTGGCCGAAATTTTCATTGACGCCGACACCCCTGATGCCGACGAGCACTATTTTACATCGGCCGATGAGGTAATCGAGACTGCCGATGGCAAGAGAGTAGCCATGGCAAAACTTTGGACAAAGCCCTCATATGACAATCTGGTGCGCCGTGCCGCCGACTACGACATAGAGGTGGCCGAGTTTGAGCATCAGCAGCAGGTGGGTAAAAAAGGCTCCTACTATATAGAGTATGTCAACGGCTTCGTTCCCGGTGACGAGGTTGAGACGGTACAGCAATATGAGGAGAGCAAGATGAAACGCGGTTGTCTGGGATGGCTGTGGGTTCTGCTCGGTATCTTCCTCATATTCCTTATAGCTCTGTTCATCGGTAAGTGCTGCAGTAAGGATGATACTGTGGTTCCGGCAGGGGAAATCACCGAAACTGCCATCATTGTCGATGAGGCCGGCGGAGGTGCTCAGACCGGGGCAAATGGCGTTGCCGGCCAGAATGCCGGTACTGATGCAAGCAGCGTAAATTCCTCAACTGGAGCTGCTGTGTCTGACGCCACCGGTGCTGCTACAGCCAAGGTGACCGGTAACACCGGTACGTGTACCACCGCACCGGCTGAGGCTGTTGCCCAGATAGAGAAATATCAGAAACAGTTTGACGCAATTGAATATCCTGTCGGAGAATATCAGCTTAAGCCTGATGCAAAGGCTATTCTCGACAATGTGGCCCGGATAATGAAAGAGAATCCCGGCATGAAGATTACGGTCAACGGATATGCCTCTCGAGAAGGCAATCCACAGGCCAACCAGGTGCTTTCCGATAAGCGGGCCGCCACTGTTGTCGACTATCTTGTAAGCAAGGGCGTAGCTCCCGACTGCCTGAAAGCCAGCGGTCTTAATACCTCCGACCCGATATCAAAGGAATTGTCGCCCAACCGTCGTATTGACTTCGTGGTTGAGTAG
- a CDS encoding lipocalin family protein, protein MKLITRAICAAAICAVATTTLTLCVGKNTDIEGRWIQPVPGQPDAWQGIALEPDGKASSINMATLAYDTWTIEGNRLILGGKSIGNGQTIDFSDTLVVVRLSADTMVLRMGAMDLEYTREKCQ, encoded by the coding sequence ATGAAATTAATAACAAGAGCTATTTGTGCTGCCGCCATATGTGCCGTGGCCACTACTACGCTGACTCTATGCGTAGGCAAGAACACCGATATCGAAGGAAGATGGATTCAGCCTGTGCCTGGACAGCCTGACGCATGGCAGGGAATTGCACTCGAGCCTGATGGAAAAGCCTCATCAATAAACATGGCCACACTCGCCTACGACACATGGACAATCGAAGGCAACCGCCTCATACTCGGAGGCAAAAGCATAGGCAACGGCCAGACAATAGATTTCTCCGACACCCTTGTCGTTGTCAGACTGTCGGCAGATACCATGGTACTGCGAATGGGCGCGATGGACCTCGAGTATACAAGAGAAAAATGCCAATAG
- a CDS encoding ATP-binding protein yields MTPDRDKKYTFPAREIEVNRESGKLFFNISAFGRTYRVPAYNFQRDSLPESITCVLRDDGKMEQDLDTILPQFYTVGEDYAFCVLSGLQSGGYKVRDDINGFTFPLTDFGRRRLQRFKRIVCRVNGIADGMLQLSLVDYEKERATTVGITPGQIAMLDPEGSMTGEWIISFMRSHKVLGEALSLCENSDPRWVIAALEGVERNFAQWLNPKKGCRPDIYMQRKLRWLERYIAIATGVLERGSVLGAFPASSHEGIQARLARIITHAGDYREAIWLLLDGREQAFIDDAIDTLKLSGYLYQPERRMRVLMSLFTLRTEYLRRYVSDIFDIIRDRHAQPRFAKLYSKAFIEMLDIFINNESKIVAAIDKASVREMIVALALQLLLTSGRDFSSWNLYRAMLYRYASMLIDKRSSELIDKAFCTLLGENEDAIEFGWNDLDDVSLLCSTRLLRPVQHRGIPVQGVYESSSAIIRLRDGIITIAHSDHAALRNVLPSDMFAPRKVQVLLNEKLPEKTGSDINDLSRLHTIWDTVQDTLLTPRKTNTHKADTTSRTVLPEVGQSVLVRIAGAMPDNPHNFLCCVEEPGYTGQGTINTFDIVIYPLAAKAEDFVDFDSGRPFLLKATVEEVDYATGMMRFSMRKGIRELTIRMASEARDSKEECRTYLYDYRSATNQWFGVTDSGFPVVFKAPREELMANEVVYTRIEYINSRPDNKLFINGRFIDTEDKDDNLFRFKRNAFYYLLKRYAGGALYSPAPGADTDEMVAAPTEPEVYLQPDEVRELIRLVDSVASMRHTDYVPTYNHLALARLLSAILDDTFLREVYSVKMSLVEALWSFAAVGWIDRETFDALDRRASMLAQSDPDTRRRLMILRVLSRLDTPWQESGALVDAASSGDNTTIGALARLVMSYNFLRGIEVYEARQTLKREIYRLLDLPMPDTLHTRVAQEEDIYHEFKTSLIYPPERDRHMTADPRLQVADIMKGIDAMLNQKGGTLFIGVNNNGQPVGLHSDFVYLNGGIDDYDIQDVKDKFRLMLDNGMRRHFGAAPEGVVLYPDYVKPEFDFIDGQWVCRIDVRPAPVIIPMTDGTVYVRGINGKGEPLTSKEIKALKAAR; encoded by the coding sequence ATGACTCCTGACAGAGACAAGAAATACACTTTCCCGGCCCGAGAGATAGAAGTCAACCGTGAGTCGGGAAAGCTCTTTTTCAATATCAGCGCATTCGGCCGCACATACCGAGTGCCTGCCTATAATTTTCAGCGCGACAGTCTTCCGGAAAGCATCACATGCGTGCTTCGCGACGACGGGAAGATGGAACAGGATCTTGACACTATCCTGCCGCAATTCTACACCGTGGGCGAAGACTATGCATTCTGCGTGCTGTCAGGGCTACAGTCGGGCGGCTACAAGGTGCGCGACGATATCAACGGTTTTACGTTTCCGCTTACCGACTTCGGACGCCGCCGTCTGCAGCGCTTCAAGCGAATTGTATGTCGGGTAAACGGTATCGCCGACGGTATGCTCCAGCTTTCTCTTGTTGACTATGAGAAAGAACGGGCTACCACCGTAGGGATTACACCCGGCCAGATAGCCATGCTCGACCCCGAAGGGTCAATGACCGGAGAGTGGATTATCTCGTTCATGCGTTCCCACAAAGTGCTCGGCGAGGCTCTGTCGCTTTGCGAAAACTCCGACCCGCGATGGGTAATTGCCGCCCTTGAGGGCGTGGAGCGCAACTTCGCCCAATGGCTCAACCCAAAGAAGGGATGCCGTCCCGACATATATATGCAGCGCAAACTGCGCTGGCTCGAACGATATATAGCCATAGCTACCGGCGTGCTTGAACGCGGCAGTGTGCTCGGCGCGTTTCCCGCCTCCTCCCACGAAGGGATACAGGCCCGGCTAGCACGCATAATAACCCATGCCGGCGACTATCGCGAGGCTATCTGGCTGCTGCTCGACGGACGCGAGCAGGCATTTATCGACGATGCCATCGACACACTCAAACTATCGGGTTATCTTTATCAGCCAGAACGCCGCATGCGTGTGCTCATGTCGCTGTTCACTCTGCGCACGGAGTATCTGCGTCGATACGTGTCCGACATATTCGACATCATACGCGACCGTCATGCCCAGCCCCGGTTTGCCAAACTCTACAGCAAGGCATTCATCGAGATGCTCGACATCTTCATCAACAATGAAAGCAAGATTGTCGCCGCCATAGACAAAGCCTCGGTACGCGAGATGATTGTAGCCCTTGCCCTGCAGCTGCTGCTTACTTCCGGACGCGATTTCTCTTCGTGGAATCTGTACCGCGCCATGCTCTACCGCTACGCGTCGATGCTTATCGACAAGCGCAGTTCCGAACTTATCGACAAAGCATTCTGCACATTGCTCGGCGAGAATGAAGATGCCATCGAATTCGGGTGGAACGATCTTGACGACGTATCGCTCCTGTGCTCGACAAGGCTGTTGCGCCCGGTGCAGCACCGTGGTATCCCGGTGCAGGGTGTCTACGAAAGCAGCAGCGCCATAATACGTCTGCGCGACGGCATAATCACCATCGCACACTCCGACCATGCCGCACTACGCAACGTACTTCCCTCCGACATGTTCGCTCCCCGAAAGGTACAGGTGCTGCTCAACGAGAAACTCCCCGAAAAAACCGGCAGTGACATCAACGATCTGAGCCGCCTGCACACTATATGGGACACCGTGCAGGACACTCTACTTACCCCCCGCAAAACCAATACTCATAAAGCCGACACGACATCCAGGACCGTGCTCCCTGAAGTGGGACAGTCGGTGCTTGTAAGAATTGCTGGCGCGATGCCGGATAATCCGCACAATTTCCTGTGCTGTGTCGAAGAGCCCGGCTATACCGGACAGGGCACTATCAACACATTCGACATCGTGATATACCCACTTGCAGCAAAAGCCGAGGATTTTGTAGATTTCGACAGCGGACGCCCGTTCCTGCTCAAAGCCACTGTCGAGGAAGTGGACTATGCCACAGGGATGATGCGCTTCTCGATGCGCAAAGGCATACGCGAGCTTACCATACGCATGGCCTCTGAAGCACGCGACTCCAAAGAGGAGTGCCGCACCTATCTCTACGACTACCGCAGCGCCACCAACCAGTGGTTCGGAGTTACCGATTCCGGATTTCCTGTCGTTTTCAAGGCACCGCGCGAAGAACTTATGGCCAATGAAGTGGTGTACACCCGGATTGAGTACATTAATTCACGTCCTGACAACAAACTGTTTATCAACGGACGGTTTATTGACACAGAGGACAAGGACGACAATCTGTTCCGCTTCAAGCGCAACGCGTTCTATTATCTGCTTAAACGCTATGCCGGCGGCGCATTGTACTCGCCTGCTCCGGGAGCGGATACCGACGAGATGGTAGCAGCACCCACCGAGCCCGAGGTATATCTTCAGCCCGACGAGGTAAGAGAGCTGATAAGGCTCGTCGACAGCGTGGCCTCGATGCGCCATACCGACTATGTGCCCACCTACAATCATCTTGCGCTCGCAAGGCTGCTGTCGGCCATACTTGACGACACTTTCCTGCGCGAGGTATACTCCGTAAAGATGTCGCTTGTCGAGGCCTTGTGGTCATTTGCGGCTGTAGGATGGATTGACAGGGAGACGTTTGACGCCCTTGACCGCCGCGCGTCAATGCTCGCCCAGAGCGATCCCGACACACGTCGCCGTCTGATGATACTGCGGGTGCTCTCGCGCCTCGACACTCCCTGGCAGGAATCGGGCGCTCTTGTAGATGCCGCATCAAGCGGCGACAACACAACAATCGGAGCGCTCGCCCGTCTGGTAATGTCGTACAATTTCCTACGAGGCATTGAGGTATACGAGGCTCGCCAGACTCTTAAGCGGGAGATTTACCGACTGCTCGACCTGCCTATGCCCGACACGCTCCACACACGTGTGGCACAGGAGGAGGACATTTACCACGAATTCAAAACATCCCTGATATATCCGCCCGAACGCGACCGTCACATGACGGCCGACCCGCGACTACAGGTAGCCGACATAATGAAGGGTATCGATGCCATGCTCAACCAGAAGGGTGGTACACTCTTTATCGGCGTTAACAACAACGGACAACCCGTAGGGCTCCATTCCGACTTTGTATACCTCAACGGCGGAATAGACGATTACGATATCCAGGATGTGAAAGACAAGTTCCGTCTGATGCTTGACAACGGCATGCGCCGGCATTTCGGAGCCGCACCGGAGGGCGTTGTACTCTATCCCGACTATGTGAAGCCTGAGTTTGACTTCATTGACGGACAGTGGGTATGCCGCATCGACGTGCGTCCCGCTCCGGTAATAATCCCGATGACAGATGGAACCGTATACGTACGCGGCATAAACGGGAAGGGCGAACCCCTCACCTCCAAGGAGATAAAAGCGCTGAAAGCGGCCCGATAG
- the queF gene encoding preQ(1) synthase, whose protein sequence is MSRQDNEMPGLSLLGNTATNYPDKYAPQVLETFPNKHPDNEYLVTFHCPEFTSLCPKTGQPDFAKIIISYIPRERMVESKSLKLYLFSFRNHGDFHEDCVNIIMKDLVALMDPRYLEVKGIFTPRGGIAIHPFANYADDEHRDMARSRMLASFPES, encoded by the coding sequence ATGTCACGTCAGGACAACGAGATGCCGGGCCTCAGCTTGCTCGGTAATACAGCGACTAACTATCCGGATAAATATGCCCCGCAGGTGCTTGAGACATTCCCCAACAAGCATCCCGACAACGAATACCTCGTCACATTCCATTGTCCGGAATTCACATCGCTCTGCCCAAAGACGGGCCAGCCCGATTTCGCAAAAATCATCATAAGCTACATACCGCGCGAACGCATGGTAGAGAGCAAGAGTCTGAAGCTGTATCTGTTCAGCTTCCGCAATCACGGCGACTTCCACGAAGATTGCGTGAACATTATCATGAAGGACCTCGTGGCTCTCATGGACCCTCGCTATCTGGAGGTAAAGGGCATATTCACCCCTCGCGGCGGCATCGCCATACACCCCTTTGCCAACTATGCCGACGATGAGCACCGCGACATGGCCCGCTCGCGCATGCTCGCCTCATTTCCTGAATCCTGA